CACAATCACGCCGCCGAGCACCACCTGCAGGGTGATCCGTTCACCCAGCAGCGTCGCGGCCATCACCATCGCCACCGGCGGGATCAGATACATCGCCACCGACGCACGGCTGACCTCGACATGCTTGAGCACATAGCCCCAGGCAAGGTAGGCCAAGGCGCTGGGGAAAATACCCAGCACCAGCACCGCCAGGTTCTGCTGCAACGGCGCCCGCATCACGGCGGTTGGCAGGCCCGGCAGGTTGACGCAGAGCATCAGGGTGCCCGACCACACCATGTAGCACGCCATGGTCAACGGGCTGTAGCGGTGGGCATAGTGTTTCTGGATGGCGAAATACACGCTCCATGACAGCGCCGCCAGCAGGATCAGTAACCCGCGCGGGTCGAGATCGCCCACGCCCAGGTCGCCCCAGATCACCACCAGCACCCCCAGCAAGCCCAGCAGCACACAGCCCCAACGCCAGGCGCTGACGCGTTCCTTCAGGCAGCAAAACGCAATGAGCACGCTGAACAGCGGCACCGACTGCGCCAATACGCTGGACGCCGCCGCCGTCACCCATTGCTGCCCGGCATTGAGGCTCATGTGGTGCAGGAACACGCCGAAAAAACCCAACACCAGCAACCAGGGCACATCCCGCAGGCGCGGCCGGCCGATGCCCACCACCAGCGCCACACCGCCCATGAACACCGAGGCAATCAGAAACCGCAGCAACGCCAGTTGGCCCGGGCTGTAGCTGTGCAGGCCCATGTGCACGCCAGTCGGCGAAAAAGCCCAACAGAGGATCACGCCGGCAATGACTAGCGTAAGCTTCACGGGTGACGGGGTTTTCATCGATGGCGTCCAGAAACTGCGAAGGGATTGCGTCAGTCTTGGCCCGTGCGCCTCGTAGGACAATTAAGTGTTTCTGACTTCTGAAATCAGCGGAACTGAGCAATGGAACTGGCCCAACTGAAAATGGTGCGAGCCGTGGCGCAAACCGGCAGCGTGGCCCAGGCCGCACAGCAATTGCACTGCGTGCCCTCCAACATCACCACACGCATCAAGCAGCTGGAAAGCGAGTTGGGCACGCCGCTGTTTATCCGCTCCGGACGCGGGCTGGCCATCAGTGCCGCCGGTGAAATTTTCCTGGAATACTGCGAGCGCATCCTCGCGCTGGTGGACGAATCCAAGCGCGCGGTGGACGCCACCGCGATTCCCCGTGGCACCTTGCGCATCGGCGCGGTGGAGTCCAGCGCGAGCGGCCGCCTGCCGCCGCTGCTGGCCGAATATCACCGACGCTACCCCGACGTCAGCCTGGAGCTGGTGACCGGCTCCTGGGCCCAGTTGCTCGACGACCTGCAGCACCATCGCCTGGATGTCGCCCTGGTGGCTGCCAGCAACCCGCGCGCCAAGCTCGAACACAGCGTGGTCTACAGCGAACGCCTGGTGCTGATCGCCAGCGCCTGCAGCGCGCCGATCCACAGTGCCGAGGACCTCGCCGGGCGCACCCTGCTGGTGTGGCCGCCGGGCTGCCCTTACCGGGCGGCGCTGGAAAACTGGCTCAAACCCCACGCCTTCAAGCCGACCGTCGCCAGCTATGCCAGTTGGGGCACGATCATTGGTTGTGTGAGTGCCGGTATTGGCGTGGCCCTGGCGCCGGAGGGCATCCTGGCGCGCTATGAGCAGGCCGATCAGTTGGCGTCGTACCGGTTTGACGAATTGCAGGCCGTGGACAACCTGCTGTTCTGGCACAAGGACACCCAACGCCACCTGGCACGGGATGCGTTT
This region of Pseudomonas asgharzadehiana genomic DNA includes:
- a CDS encoding LysR family transcriptional regulator codes for the protein MELAQLKMVRAVAQTGSVAQAAQQLHCVPSNITTRIKQLESELGTPLFIRSGRGLAISAAGEIFLEYCERILALVDESKRAVDATAIPRGTLRIGAVESSASGRLPPLLAEYHRRYPDVSLELVTGSWAQLLDDLQHHRLDVALVAASNPRAKLEHSVVYSERLVLIASACSAPIHSAEDLAGRTLLVWPPGCPYRAALENWLKPHAFKPTVASYASWGTIIGCVSAGIGVALAPEGILARYEQADQLASYRFDELQAVDNLLFWHKDTQRHLARDAFAGLLRETFS
- a CDS encoding DMT family transporter; amino-acid sequence: MKTPSPVKLTLVIAGVILCWAFSPTGVHMGLHSYSPGQLALLRFLIASVFMGGVALVVGIGRPRLRDVPWLLVLGFFGVFLHHMSLNAGQQWVTAAASSVLAQSVPLFSVLIAFCCLKERVSAWRWGCVLLGLLGVLVVIWGDLGVGDLDPRGLLILLAALSWSVYFAIQKHYAHRYSPLTMACYMVWSGTLMLCVNLPGLPTAVMRAPLQQNLAVLVLGIFPSALAYLAWGYVLKHVEVSRASVAMYLIPPVAMVMAATLLGERITLQVVLGGVIVLASVAAISLEGRWRSVVQAERAQAVTVGVLGDEGVAEVHGGR